The Brassica rapa cultivar Chiifu-401-42 chromosome A10, CAAS_Brap_v3.01, whole genome shotgun sequence genome segment TTTACTATATAGTTTTAGAAAGTGTATGATTACATATTTTCAGGGTTTTTACAACAAATCTTCCCTAGTCAATTGACCTCAGTATAGACATGCAGCATGCAAAGGGTCCTTCTtctctctaaaccctaatcgtCGGTGAATTCTGATCCCAAAACGATTTCGCCTTTAATCGTAAACCTACGCAAACCCTAAATCTGGGATTTTATTTCTTCCTCTGTAAAACCTAATTTGTCTCTCTGTTTGAGGCGAATCCGATTCGATGTCACTCGTCCGTTGCTTATCCCTCAGATCGGTGCTTAACGCTCGCCGTTACCGATCATCTTATGCTTGTCTTGTCCCCTTCAACTCTCGTcgcgatgaagaagaagaagaagaagctacaCGCCGATTTCCAGAAACTCGGAGTTACCACAGTTTCATCCACCACCAGAGCTCGTTAATTGGTGGTGTCTCAAACTTCTCCCGCAATCGCTCTTCCTTCCACTCTCCCGCGATTCCGTCTCATCGCACCATTTCGACCTTCAACTTCGCTGGCGCGATCGGAACTGTTGAAATCCTCACCGATTGGGTTTTGAAATCTGCGGTTTCTAATGTCCATGCTTTACACAATGTTGCTGATGCTCTTGCTTCACTTCAACACTTGCTTGCCTTGCTCAATGCTTTCACATTTTCTCAATGGTAAGCCTTCACATATCATCTGATGATAAGTTTGTTGTCTGATATATACTCTCTGCTTCGGTATAAAGAAAGTGTTatgaatcttcttttttttttgttgccttTGACTGTGTTTGCAGGTGGGTGTGTATCATCGTCACATCGCTTTTGATTCGGGGAGTGACGATTCCGGTTATGATTGATTGGCTAAACAACATTGCTGACTTTTTCAAGGTAAGTCTCTTCCCACATTTTTAATGCCTTCTTTTGATGGGAGTTTGTCTAATATTGTATTTTGATAATTGCTAAACATTCATATCTATACTGGGAATGGGATTCGttttatggaaaaaaatctagACCCTTTTACTTTACTGATTCTCTCTACGTGCAGAATGTTGGCTTGCACTCTGCTTCAGCGCAAGGGGAGGCTCTAAACAAGGTAAGCGTAACTCTGTTGTTCTCTCTTTGCGGAGAtgtttcttttacattttgTGATTTGAGTTACTCTCTTAGTTTCCTTAAAGTCTAAACATTATGCTTGACTTTTACCTCACTCAGGCATCACTTCTCACAAAAAGTGGAAGAGTAATGTACACCGTGTTGGAAAAGGAGTAAGCAGCTTTCTTATTCACTATGTGTATAGATGGCATAAAGTCTGACGAATAAAGACGCATCGAAAAAAATTAACTCAGTTATGGATTCTGAGTTTGTTGCTGTTGTATGATGCAGGTTTCTTGGAGTGAAAGGATCAAT includes the following:
- the LOC103849417 gene encoding mitochondrial inner membrane protein OXA1, which translates into the protein MSLVRCLSLRSVLNARRYRSSYACLVPFNSRRDEEEEEEATRRFPETRSYHSFIHHQSSLIGGVSNFSRNRSSFHSPAIPSHRTISTFNFAGAIGTVEILTDWVLKSAVSNVHALHNVADALASLQHLLALLNAFTFSQWWVCIIVTSLLIRGVTIPVMIDWLNNIADFFKNVGLHSASAQGEALNKASLLTKSGRVMYTVLEKEFLGVKGSISGKGIQVPVFWLSTAELRQNMAGILVSCLRGKTFSAELIRNRVLSKGRLVIVVGDGFGLEIQIFDLDFSLILRRRQVQKQAQQYHQYLLE